A DNA window from Desulfobacterales bacterium contains the following coding sequences:
- a CDS encoding alcohol dehydrogenase catalytic domain-containing protein gives MATKCILVPEIGRFEWTRKELRPLYDDEVLVRVEVTGLCRTDLKIIRHGHRDLVLPRIPGEEVVGNIIAKGNAVTGFSLGDRVYVYPGVWCGRCPACMRGAENLCRGMQIMGFHRDGGFAGEVIAPARSLIAVPRQLDPDTAVLAEPLSCCLNALELGRVQKGDLVGIWGAGPAGLLLARAARALGAQAVNIEPDPRRRAFAEGIARTDQPFDLCVVAVGDSGAYRDAMAHLAPRGRLVVFSGLLPDDDKIMLSFNQLHYYEQTLVGAYGCAYRHGVQALAWLADGTVAVADMISHRLPLSRLETALQLVEQRQSIKILLYPDH, from the coding sequence ATGGCGACAAAATGCATTCTTGTTCCGGAGATCGGCCGTTTTGAGTGGACCCGTAAAGAGCTGCGCCCGTTATACGATGACGAGGTACTGGTGCGGGTAGAGGTAACCGGGCTATGCCGCACCGATTTGAAAATTATCCGGCACGGCCACCGGGATCTGGTGCTGCCGCGTATTCCCGGTGAAGAGGTGGTGGGCAACATTATCGCCAAGGGAAATGCGGTCACCGGATTTAGTTTGGGGGACCGGGTTTATGTCTATCCCGGTGTGTGGTGCGGCCGCTGCCCGGCGTGCATGCGGGGAGCGGAAAACCTATGCCGCGGCATGCAGATCATGGGCTTCCACCGGGACGGCGGATTCGCCGGTGAGGTGATCGCCCCGGCCCGGAGTCTGATTGCCGTCCCCCGGCAGCTCGACCCGGATACGGCCGTTCTGGCCGAACCCCTCTCGTGCTGTCTCAATGCCCTTGAATTGGGGCGCGTTCAGAAAGGGGATCTGGTGGGGATCTGGGGGGCCGGCCCGGCCGGACTGCTGCTGGCCCGGGCCGCCAGAGCCTTGGGCGCACAGGCCGTCAACATCGAACCGGACCCACGTCGCCGGGCCTTTGCCGAAGGTATCGCCCGCACGGATCAGCCATTCGATCTTTGCGTCGTTGCAGTGGGCGATTCCGGGGCTTACCGGGACGCTATGGCTCACCTGGCCCCCAGGGGGCGGCTGGTGGTTTTTTCCGGGCTGCTGCCCGATGACGACAAGATCATGCTGAGTTTCAACCAGTTGCACTATTACGAACAGACCCTGGTGGGGGCCTACGGGTGCGCCTACCGCCATGGGGTTCAGGCGTTAGCGTGGTTAGCCGACGGCACAGTGGCGGTGGCGGACATGATTTCCCACCGCCTGCCGCTATCCCGACTGGAAACCGCGCTCCAGTTGGTTGAACAACGCCAAAGCATTAAAATACTGCTCTACCCGGACCATTAA
- a CDS encoding response regulator, with product MVNQLDNACILIVDDEQSIREGSERILSRMGCRALTASRGEEGLAILDREPVSIVLLDMKMPGMDGMEVLKEITLKHKHILVIVITGYATVETAIEAMKKGAYDFIPKPFEPDQLRIVINRALEKQRLTMEAEKSELARQRTLLDLDTEKSRVRSIVESLPNGVLVTNAKGRVVLMNPACRRYLGIPPEKETGLPVEEYISDKGMCRLIMEISEGCHVDYDDIPTYEFASAAETYLLARARPVLGEKRECLGTVVNFADVTAMKVLDRLKSEFVAKVSHELRSPLSTIHEQLALVMNDMVGEMSKNDAHLLSRAKEKTQGLISLIGDLLDLSRIESGSVCQEAKSIQLEDLLRGIVDFLGTRAKTKRQSLTLQLPKAPLSPLTSDPLALESIFGNLIANAINYTPEGGEIKVVADQAGVNLRVRAQDAGFGIEAKHLDKIFERFYRVQDEKTRFITGTGLGLPIVKGLLDSMNGVIQVESEPGVGTTFTVLIPAIK from the coding sequence ATGGTCAATCAACTGGATAATGCGTGTATTTTAATCGTGGATGATGAACAAAGTATTCGAGAAGGCTCCGAGAGAATTCTTTCCCGCATGGGATGCCGGGCACTGACCGCCAGCCGTGGCGAAGAAGGCCTGGCGATTTTAGACCGGGAGCCGGTTTCCATCGTGCTGCTGGACATGAAAATGCCCGGCATGGACGGAATGGAAGTATTAAAAGAAATCACCTTGAAGCATAAACACATTCTCGTTATCGTCATTACCGGTTACGCCACCGTGGAAACGGCCATTGAGGCGATGAAAAAAGGGGCCTACGATTTTATCCCCAAGCCTTTTGAGCCGGACCAATTGCGCATCGTGATCAACCGCGCCCTTGAAAAACAGCGACTGACAATGGAGGCTGAAAAATCGGAACTGGCCCGCCAAAGAACCTTGCTGGATCTGGACACGGAAAAAAGCCGCGTTCGGTCCATCGTCGAATCCCTTCCCAACGGTGTCCTCGTTACCAACGCCAAAGGGCGCGTTGTTCTGATGAATCCGGCTTGCCGCCGGTATCTGGGCATACCGCCCGAAAAAGAAACCGGGCTACCGGTGGAAGAATACATTTCAGACAAAGGCATGTGCCGGTTAATCATGGAAATTTCCGAAGGCTGCCATGTGGATTATGACGATATTCCAACCTATGAGTTTGCATCCGCAGCCGAGACTTATCTCCTCGCCCGTGCCCGGCCCGTGCTGGGTGAAAAACGGGAATGCCTCGGAACCGTCGTCAACTTTGCCGATGTGACCGCCATGAAGGTGCTGGATCGGCTTAAATCGGAATTCGTCGCCAAAGTCTCCCATGAGCTCAGGTCCCCCCTTTCGACCATTCATGAACAATTGGCCCTGGTAATGAACGACATGGTGGGCGAAATGTCTAAAAACGATGCGCATCTATTGTCAAGAGCCAAGGAAAAGACGCAGGGGCTGATCTCTTTGATTGGTGACCTGCTGGATTTGTCGCGCATCGAAAGCGGCTCGGTTTGCCAGGAAGCCAAATCCATTCAGCTTGAAGATCTTTTAAGGGGCATTGTTGATTTTCTCGGCACAAGAGCCAAAACCAAAAGGCAGTCATTAACCTTGCAACTTCCCAAAGCCCCCCTTTCCCCGCTTACTTCGGACCCCTTGGCGCTGGAGAGCATTTTCGGCAATCTCATCGCCAATGCCATTAATTACACCCCGGAAGGGGGGGAGATAAAAGTTGTTGCGGACCAGGCCGGCGTGAACCTTCGCGTCCGGGCTCAAGACGCGGGGTTCGGCATTGAGGCGAAACACCTGGATAAAATTTTCGAGCGGTTTTATCGGGTTCAGGATGAAAAAACCCGCTTTATCACCGGCACCGGCCTGGGGCTACCCATTGTCAAAGGCTTGCTGGATTCCATGAACGGCGTTATTCAGGTGGAAAGCGAACCGGGGGTGGGGACTACTTTTACCGTATTGATCCCGGCGATCAAATAA
- a CDS encoding NAD-dependent deacylase: protein MVAPDAIIEAARLMKSSNWLIAFTGAGLSEESGISTYRDPGGLWDRYPEGASGGIMGILRRHPEAFHDLFSALLKTFKSAAPNPGHHALATLEKAGYLKSVITQNGDNLYQDAGGANILELHGNAFRFRCLECGRKQVFSRNEVFAFVEDILLKMKHFSMDLLMPLLPPCECKGKMRPDVVGFGEAVQQLDQAVAQAGKCDLMLIMGTSGVVYPAAMLPIIAKENGAKLIEINPKESALTAKCDLFLPGKTGKILPMIVEQISAFR from the coding sequence ATGGTTGCGCCAGATGCAATAATCGAAGCTGCCAGATTGATGAAATCTTCTAATTGGCTGATCGCTTTTACGGGCGCGGGTCTGTCCGAGGAAAGCGGCATATCCACCTATCGTGATCCGGGGGGACTCTGGGATCGATATCCAGAAGGCGCTTCCGGCGGCATCATGGGAATTCTCAGGCGGCATCCGGAAGCATTCCATGACCTCTTTTCAGCGCTCTTGAAAACCTTTAAAAGTGCCGCTCCCAACCCGGGGCATCACGCGCTGGCGACGCTTGAAAAGGCAGGATATCTTAAGTCCGTCATTACGCAAAACGGTGATAATTTGTATCAGGATGCAGGGGGTGCGAATATTTTGGAGCTTCACGGCAATGCCTTCCGATTCAGGTGCCTTGAATGCGGTCGAAAACAGGTGTTTTCACGAAACGAAGTATTTGCGTTCGTGGAAGATATTTTATTGAAAATGAAACATTTTTCAATGGACTTGCTCATGCCGCTGCTGCCACCCTGTGAATGCAAGGGCAAAATGCGGCCGGATGTTGTCGGTTTTGGCGAAGCGGTTCAACAGCTTGATCAGGCCGTAGCGCAGGCGGGCAAGTGTGACTTGATGCTCATCATGGGAACCTCCGGCGTGGTATATCCCGCGGCCATGCTGCCGATTATCGCAAAGGAAAACGGCGCCAAGCTCATTGAGATCAATCCGAAAGAAAGCGCCCTAACCGCCAAATGTGATCTTTTTCTGCCGGGGAAAACCGGAAAGATTCTGCCGATGATTGTAGAACAAATTTCAGCATTTCGTTAG
- a CDS encoding acyl-CoA dehydrogenase, with amino-acid sequence MAQVIADRRDVDFVLHEQFQVDVLCKAAQFAEFDKKVVDRIIAEARNLAIKELLPTLKIGDELGCSFDKETVSTPAEYKRAWHLLTAGEWLALTRDPQWGGQGMPEVVSLAAKDYLIGGNIALMMFAGLTHGAARLIEVFGTEQQKAIYLKKMYTGQWTGTMLLTEAEAGSDLGALTTTAVKNPDGTYTITGNKIFISGGEHDLTENIIHPTLARIEGAPEGSRGISLFLVPKYLVHDDGSLGARNDIICTGIERKIGLHGNATCAMALGSRGKCIGTLLGQENKGLAAMFIMMNEERLAVGLQALSCASSSYLHALSYARQRIQGVMLGSRDKASVAIVNHPDVRRMLLTMKMYVEGMRSLLYFVGLCEDKKHIAQSEEQKEIYQDLIDVLIPVAKGYVSDRAVEVCDMGVQVFGGYGYIREYPVGQLLCDVRVCPIYEGTNGIQAMDLLGRKLGMKQGNAFKHLLGRMQKTIAEAKAAAPVAELAEKLTLAVGKLGETAMHLGMTAMGPDVKKAFSFACPFLQVIGDVTMAWMLLWRATVAAQKLEKTDNKRDIVFYEGQLKSAEYFIKTVLPVTLGRMRAIGDTCGAAVEISDDSLGGK; translated from the coding sequence ATGGCACAGGTGATTGCAGACCGAAGGGATGTGGATTTTGTGCTTCATGAACAATTTCAGGTTGATGTATTGTGCAAAGCCGCGCAGTTCGCCGAATTTGATAAAAAGGTGGTGGATAGAATTATCGCCGAGGCGCGCAATCTGGCGATCAAGGAGCTGCTCCCCACATTGAAAATCGGCGATGAACTTGGATGCTCCTTCGATAAGGAAACCGTCTCAACCCCGGCGGAATATAAACGAGCCTGGCATTTGTTGACAGCCGGCGAATGGCTGGCGCTGACCCGGGATCCGCAGTGGGGCGGGCAGGGGATGCCCGAGGTGGTCTCCCTGGCTGCCAAGGATTATCTGATCGGCGGCAATATTGCCCTGATGATGTTTGCGGGCCTGACGCACGGGGCGGCGCGGCTCATTGAAGTTTTCGGTACGGAGCAGCAAAAGGCGATTTATTTGAAAAAAATGTATACCGGCCAGTGGACCGGCACCATGCTGTTGACGGAGGCGGAAGCCGGTTCCGATTTGGGCGCCTTGACCACCACCGCCGTGAAAAACCCGGACGGCACTTACACCATCACGGGGAACAAGATATTTATCTCCGGCGGCGAGCATGATCTCACGGAAAATATCATTCATCCGACATTGGCCAGAATCGAAGGCGCACCCGAGGGCAGCCGGGGGATTTCCCTTTTTCTCGTGCCCAAATATCTCGTCCATGACGACGGCAGTCTCGGGGCGCGAAATGATATTATTTGCACCGGCATTGAAAGAAAAATCGGGCTTCACGGCAATGCCACTTGCGCCATGGCGCTGGGCAGCCGGGGAAAATGCATCGGCACCCTGCTGGGTCAGGAAAATAAGGGCCTTGCCGCCATGTTCATCATGATGAACGAGGAACGGTTGGCGGTGGGATTACAAGCCTTATCCTGCGCCTCTTCTTCTTATCTTCATGCGCTGTCGTATGCCCGCCAGCGGATTCAGGGCGTTATGCTCGGTTCCAGGGATAAGGCCTCCGTGGCGATTGTGAATCATCCGGATGTCCGGCGCATGCTGCTGACCATGAAGATGTATGTGGAAGGCATGCGAAGTCTTCTCTATTTTGTCGGTCTATGTGAAGATAAAAAGCACATCGCCCAAAGCGAAGAACAAAAAGAAATCTATCAGGATCTTATCGATGTGTTGATTCCCGTTGCCAAGGGGTATGTATCGGATCGCGCCGTGGAGGTTTGTGATATGGGGGTTCAGGTTTTTGGTGGTTACGGGTATATTCGAGAGTATCCCGTGGGGCAATTGCTTTGCGATGTTCGGGTTTGTCCCATCTACGAAGGTACCAACGGCATTCAGGCCATGGATTTATTGGGGCGAAAGCTCGGCATGAAACAGGGCAACGCGTTTAAGCATTTGCTGGGCAGAATGCAGAAAACCATCGCCGAGGCCAAGGCCGCGGCGCCGGTAGCGGAACTGGCGGAAAAACTAACCCTCGCGGTTGGAAAGCTCGGAGAAACAGCCATGCATCTGGGGATGACGGCCATGGGGCCGGATGTGAAAAAAGCCTTTTCCTTTGCGTGCCCCTTTTTGCAGGTTATCGGCGATGTCACGATGGCCTGGATGCTGTTGTGGCGGGCCACCGTTGCCGCCCAAAAACTGGAAAAAACGGATAACAAAAGAGATATCGTTTTTTATGAGGGTCAGCTCAAATCAGCCGAATATTTTATTAAAACCGTCCTGCCGGTGACTCTCGGCCGCATGCGTGCGATCGGCGATACCTGTGGCGCCGCCGTTGAAATTTCGGATGATTCCCTGGGAGGCAAATAA
- a CDS encoding ATP-binding protein, with protein MRTEKEKKYMLKAVDALQREIVVVSPGFEILAANRFSRERRGMNMVGQPCYQVFFNHNAPCDDCPGIPAFTCEKNPFQRKLQQNLNTDRASCYPIRGENGIEAMVMMDFDLHRLDKLEEEVQRSNAFLKNLILSAVDSVIAADKTGRILIFNEAAAEILGYNIETALNEINIRDMYPGDGARDVMRKLRSQDHGGKGKLKSYLVNLLGQNGQTIPISLNAAIIYEGDKEVATIGFFHDMRDELSIKKELERTQVQLLQAEKMASLGKLAAGVAHQLNNPLGGITLFTKLVLEEHDLPESAKEDLTRILKDAERCRDTVKELLEFTRQTKHMMRPHDINRALLRTLFLLENQTLFQNITIEKQLAEDLPQLMGDIQQLNHLFMNIILNAAQAMEGKGALTLKTTLLPDGEFICIEITDTGPGIPDDILAHIFEPFFTTKEEGKGTGLGLSLVYGIVENHGGRIHAKSKLGVGTSFIIELPVSGPTEKGVENGQSTG; from the coding sequence ATGCGCACGGAAAAAGAAAAAAAATACATGCTTAAAGCCGTGGACGCGTTGCAAAGGGAGATAGTCGTTGTCTCGCCGGGGTTTGAAATATTGGCTGCCAACCGATTTTCCCGCGAGCGCCGTGGAATGAATATGGTCGGTCAGCCCTGTTATCAAGTTTTTTTTAATCACAACGCGCCATGTGACGATTGCCCCGGCATTCCGGCATTTACCTGCGAAAAGAATCCTTTTCAGCGTAAGCTCCAACAGAATCTGAACACCGATCGCGCCTCCTGTTACCCGATTCGCGGTGAAAACGGGATCGAGGCCATGGTCATGATGGACTTTGATCTGCACCGGCTCGACAAATTGGAAGAAGAGGTCCAGCGGTCCAATGCGTTTCTGAAAAACCTGATCTTAAGCGCCGTGGACAGCGTTATCGCCGCGGATAAAACCGGGCGCATCTTAATTTTCAACGAAGCGGCGGCGGAAATTTTGGGCTATAATATTGAAACGGCCCTCAATGAAATCAATATTCGGGATATGTATCCGGGCGACGGCGCCCGGGATGTAATGCGAAAGCTCAGAAGCCAAGACCACGGCGGCAAGGGCAAACTCAAGTCCTATCTGGTCAACCTTCTGGGGCAAAACGGTCAAACAATTCCCATCAGCTTGAACGCAGCCATCATCTACGAAGGCGATAAGGAGGTGGCCACGATCGGTTTTTTCCACGATATGCGAGATGAGCTCAGCATTAAAAAAGAATTGGAAAGAACGCAAGTTCAATTGCTGCAGGCGGAAAAAATGGCATCTTTGGGCAAATTGGCCGCCGGCGTGGCCCACCAGTTGAACAACCCGCTGGGCGGCATCACCTTGTTTACCAAACTGGTGCTGGAAGAACACGACTTGCCCGAATCGGCCAAGGAAGATCTGACGAGAATTCTCAAAGATGCCGAACGTTGCCGGGATACGGTCAAGGAGCTTCTTGAATTTACACGGCAGACCAAGCACATGATGCGACCTCATGATATCAACCGTGCGCTTTTAAGAACTCTGTTCCTTTTGGAAAATCAAACGCTGTTTCAAAACATCACCATCGAGAAACAATTGGCGGAGGATTTGCCGCAGCTTATGGGGGATATTCAACAGCTCAATCACCTGTTCATGAATATCATTCTCAACGCGGCGCAAGCCATGGAAGGCAAAGGTGCGTTGACGCTAAAAACAACGCTGTTGCCCGATGGGGAATTCATCTGTATTGAAATCACGGACACCGGGCCGGGAATCCCCGACGACATTTTGGCCCATATCTTCGAGCCTTTTTTTACCACCAAGGAAGAGGGCAAAGGCACGGGTTTAGGACTAAGCCTGGTCTACGGGATTGTGGAAAACCACGGCGGCCGCATTCACGCCAAGAGCAAACTCGGCGTTGGAACGAGCTTTATTATCGAATTGCCGGTATCCGGACCGACCGAAAAAGGAGTTGAGAATGGTCAATCAACTGGATAA
- a CDS encoding DNA polymerase III subunit alpha, whose translation MKATPPITPFITRSYYSLMWGTRSPAALCRAAKTLGYQKIALTDTDNLYGLWPFLSACAQEGLTPIIGAELTDPENGQRAVCLVENETGYQNLCRLITRRHAHANTPFHLKEAGMSHAGGIVFLTQSEALLTAWHDDGVTTAAVVSIRPQSRAFGLKQTAHRLGVPLVAAPGSYFIAPEEFSTHQVLRAIDTNNTIDRLTVETTAPADAWLAGPAKYAHRFNLWPDAIQAATLLAERFHFTGPKFGAVLPPWRDDSGRAAREVLREAAYAGAQQRYGHDLTEPVVDRLEEELRIIDSMGFSSYFLVVRDIVQRSPRTCGRGSGAASLVAYCLFITHVCPIRHNLYFARFLNPGRTDPPDIDVDFAWDERDEVLSDVLKQYAGHAAMVCNHVAFQPRMAVREVAKVYGLGDAELSRISKKLPWFWKLADADTDLLARLKALPRLKDCEFPPPWPEIMRFSQQIIGLPRYLSVHPGGVVITPGPIEDYVPVQTAPKGVPILQWEKDGTETAGLVKIDLLGNRSLGVIRDAIVNLRANGASLNEMRWVPEEDAATQATVAKGNTMGCFYIESPATRLLQQKAGKGDFEHLVIHSSIIRPAANAYIQEYVRRLRGGAWNPIHPLLADVLDETYGIMVYQEDVSRAAVALAGFSDVDADGLRKIMSKKDKARRLQDYHEKFTAGARERGVTDKQIQSVWDMMMSFSGYSFCKPHSASYARVSFQAAWLKTHFPAEFMAAVISNQGGFYSSFAYVSEARRLGLTLLPPNVNQSGIRWCGRKNTLRVGLLSVKGLTRDTLARILSARRSGPFQTLEDFLHRTRPDAAEALALIQCGALDAFNTDDNRASLVWALARHRALQPAPTAQRPLFDRKRPLVTPPPLPPDDEHERLRREFAVLGFLCDRHPMTLYADSLKKRHVVKAEAIAHHIGKRIEMAAWLITGKVVHTKHGDPMEFLTFEDDTGLVETTFFPKTYEKFCHMIDPNRPYLICGKVEENWGALTITVDNAVPLTKC comes from the coding sequence ATGAAGGCGACACCCCCTATCACTCCGTTCATCACCCGCTCGTACTATTCTCTCATGTGGGGAACCCGCTCGCCTGCGGCCCTGTGCCGGGCAGCCAAAACATTGGGCTATCAAAAAATCGCCCTGACGGACACGGACAACCTGTACGGGTTGTGGCCGTTTCTTTCGGCATGCGCGCAAGAAGGGCTGACACCCATTATCGGCGCGGAATTGACCGATCCTGAAAACGGGCAACGGGCCGTTTGCCTGGTGGAAAATGAAACCGGCTATCAGAACCTTTGCCGGCTGATCACCCGCCGCCATGCGCACGCCAACACGCCGTTTCATCTGAAAGAAGCGGGAATGTCCCATGCCGGGGGCATCGTTTTTCTGACGCAATCCGAAGCCTTGCTGACGGCCTGGCACGATGACGGGGTAACCACAGCCGCCGTCGTGTCGATACGGCCGCAAAGCCGCGCATTCGGGCTGAAACAAACCGCGCACAGGCTGGGCGTGCCCTTGGTGGCCGCACCCGGAAGCTATTTTATAGCGCCCGAAGAATTTTCCACGCACCAGGTGCTTCGGGCCATCGACACCAACAACACGATAGATCGCCTCACCGTCGAAACCACCGCTCCCGCCGACGCCTGGCTGGCAGGACCCGCCAAGTACGCACATCGCTTTAACCTCTGGCCCGACGCCATTCAGGCCGCAACGCTCTTGGCGGAACGATTCCATTTTACCGGTCCGAAATTCGGTGCCGTGCTGCCGCCGTGGCGCGATGATTCAGGAAGGGCCGCCCGGGAAGTGCTGCGGGAAGCCGCCTATGCCGGCGCGCAACAGCGCTATGGGCACGATTTGACCGAGCCCGTGGTGGACCGCCTGGAAGAAGAGCTTCGCATCATCGATTCCATGGGGTTTTCAAGCTATTTTCTCGTGGTCCGGGATATTGTCCAAAGGAGCCCCCGCACCTGCGGCCGGGGCAGCGGCGCGGCCTCGCTCGTGGCGTATTGCCTTTTCATTACCCATGTCTGCCCCATTCGGCACAACCTCTATTTTGCCCGGTTTTTAAATCCGGGCCGAACGGATCCGCCCGATATCGACGTGGATTTCGCCTGGGACGAACGTGATGAGGTGCTAAGCGATGTTCTGAAGCAGTATGCGGGCCACGCCGCCATGGTCTGCAATCATGTGGCGTTTCAACCCCGCATGGCGGTTCGGGAAGTGGCCAAGGTCTATGGTCTTGGCGATGCGGAACTCAGCCGAATATCCAAAAAGCTGCCCTGGTTCTGGAAACTGGCCGATGCGGACACGGATCTTCTGGCCCGGTTAAAGGCGCTGCCCCGTCTCAAAGACTGTGAATTTCCGCCGCCATGGCCCGAAATAATGAGATTTTCCCAGCAGATCATCGGGCTGCCCCGGTACTTATCCGTACATCCGGGCGGCGTCGTCATCACGCCCGGCCCGATTGAGGATTACGTTCCGGTGCAAACCGCCCCCAAGGGCGTTCCCATTCTGCAATGGGAAAAAGACGGCACTGAAACCGCGGGCCTCGTCAAAATCGATCTTCTGGGAAACCGAAGCCTCGGGGTCATTCGGGATGCGATCGTCAATCTTCGCGCAAACGGGGCATCCTTGAATGAAATGCGCTGGGTGCCGGAAGAGGATGCCGCCACGCAGGCCACCGTGGCAAAGGGAAACACCATGGGCTGCTTTTATATCGAAAGCCCGGCCACGCGCCTCTTACAACAAAAAGCGGGAAAGGGCGATTTTGAACACCTGGTCATTCACAGCAGTATCATTCGCCCGGCGGCCAATGCGTATATTCAAGAATATGTGCGACGGCTTCGCGGCGGCGCCTGGAATCCGATTCACCCGCTTTTGGCCGATGTGCTCGATGAGACCTACGGCATTATGGTCTACCAGGAGGATGTTTCCAGGGCGGCCGTGGCCCTGGCCGGCTTTTCGGACGTGGATGCGGACGGGTTGCGAAAAATCATGTCCAAAAAAGACAAGGCCCGTCGGCTTCAGGACTATCACGAAAAATTCACGGCCGGCGCCCGCGAGCGCGGCGTAACGGACAAACAGATTCAGTCCGTTTGGGACATGATGATGAGCTTTAGCGGGTATTCCTTCTGCAAGCCCCACAGCGCCTCTTACGCCCGCGTGTCCTTTCAGGCCGCCTGGCTCAAAACCCACTTTCCGGCCGAATTCATGGCCGCGGTCATCAGCAACCAGGGCGGATTTTATTCTTCCTTTGCCTATGTCTCCGAAGCCCGGAGGCTGGGGCTTACCCTTCTGCCGCCGAATGTCAACCAAAGCGGCATTCGTTGGTGCGGCCGGAAAAACACCCTTCGCGTGGGCCTTCTGTCGGTCAAGGGACTCACCCGTGACACCCTGGCACGCATCCTGTCCGCGCGCCGGTCCGGCCCGTTTCAAACGCTTGAAGACTTTCTGCACCGCACCCGGCCGGATGCCGCAGAGGCGCTCGCCCTCATTCAATGCGGCGCGCTGGATGCCTTTAACACCGACGACAACCGCGCCTCCCTGGTGTGGGCGCTGGCCCGCCATCGGGCGCTGCAACCGGCGCCGACCGCGCAACGCCCCCTTTTTGACCGGAAAAGGCCCCTTGTCACACCGCCGCCCCTGCCGCCGGATGATGAACACGAGCGGCTTCGCAGGGAGTTTGCCGTATTGGGGTTTTTATGCGACCGGCATCCCATGACCCTTTATGCGGACAGCCTGAAAAAAAGACACGTGGTAAAAGCAGAAGCGATAGCCCATCATATCGGAAAACGAATTGAAATGGCCGCATGGCTCATCACCGGCAAGGTGGTTCACACCAAACACGGCGACCCCATGGAATTTCTCACCTTTGAAGATGACACCGGATTGGTTGAAACCACCTTTTTCCCGAAAACCTACGAGAAGTTCTGCCACATGATCGACCCGAACCGGCCGTATCTGATTTGCGGGAAAGTGGAAGAAAACTGGGGGGCATTGACGATCACCGTGGACAATGCCGTTCCCCTAACGAAATGCTGA
- the trpD gene encoding anthranilate phosphoribosyltransferase, with product MSYHESALREFGQHIQRLIEKQNLSRKTCYAMCQQMMENSQPDLHQGAFLAALAAKGETSEEIAGVWEAIVALDTCKIEIEPDKPLVENSGTGMDALKTFNVSTAAAVVAAAGGVRMARHGARALTSTCGTVDILDALGINVECSVEHVAQSIARTGIGLFNGMSPRIHPRALFRILSQIRFGSTLNIAASLASPCRPTHGLRGVYAEPVMDKVAQIMQAIGYQRAMVVHGYDGESQKGMDEISTLGETAVQEFFPNGARESYRITPEDLGLKKSSYEKVAALGKVDQEAVRLMQVVAGMDHSACIDLVCANAGAILYLAGRAADLPSGVSAGRELILSGRAFEKLCQWVTTQCDDQGVGLQRFTAVAVRAGLHQEALTCTG from the coding sequence ATGTCATATCATGAATCGGCACTGCGTGAATTCGGCCAACACATTCAACGGCTGATTGAAAAGCAGAATCTTTCCAGGAAAACCTGTTATGCCATGTGCCAACAGATGATGGAAAACAGCCAACCCGATCTGCATCAAGGCGCCTTTCTGGCTGCCCTGGCAGCCAAGGGTGAAACCAGTGAAGAGATTGCAGGCGTCTGGGAGGCCATTGTGGCGCTGGACACCTGCAAAATCGAAATTGAGCCTGACAAACCGCTGGTTGAAAACTCCGGCACCGGCATGGACGCGCTCAAAACCTTTAACGTCAGTACGGCGGCAGCGGTGGTGGCTGCAGCCGGCGGCGTCCGCATGGCAAGGCATGGGGCCAGGGCACTGACCTCCACATGCGGAACGGTCGACATTCTGGATGCGCTGGGTATCAATGTGGAGTGCTCCGTCGAACATGTGGCCCAAAGCATTGCCCGGACCGGCATCGGTCTGTTCAACGGCATGAGCCCCAGAATTCACCCCCGTGCCCTTTTTCGAATCCTGAGCCAGATCCGCTTCGGCTCCACCCTGAACATCGCGGCCTCGCTGGCCAGCCCCTGCCGCCCCACCCATGGCCTGCGCGGTGTTTACGCGGAACCCGTCATGGACAAGGTAGCGCAAATCATGCAGGCCATCGGCTATCAACGCGCCATGGTGGTACACGGCTATGATGGCGAGAGCCAAAAGGGGATGGATGAAATCTCCACCCTGGGCGAAACCGCTGTTCAGGAATTTTTCCCCAACGGCGCGCGCGAATCCTATCGAATAACGCCCGAGGATCTGGGGCTGAAGAAAAGCAGCTACGAAAAAGTGGCGGCGCTGGGCAAGGTGGATCAAGAAGCGGTGCGCTTGATGCAGGTGGTCGCCGGCATGGATCATTCGGCCTGTATCGATCTGGTCTGCGCCAATGCCGGGGCGATCCTCTATCTGGCAGGCCGGGCAGCCGACCTGCCGTCCGGGGTCTCGGCCGGCAGGGAGTTAATCCTCAGCGGCCGCGCATTTGAAAAGCTGTGCCAGTGGGTGACCACGCAATGCGATGACCAGGGGGTCGGCCTGCAACGGTTTACCGCCGTTGCCGTCCGCGCCGGTCTGCATCAGGAAGCATTGACCTGCACAGGGTGA